TCCGGCTCCCTGCTGTAATCCACATCCGGCTCAATCGCATAGGGATGCCACGTATAGGCAAAATAGGCCGGTTCCTCCATCGCCTTGATGGTCGATTGCCATTTCACATGCGTGAAACCTTCAATCGTGATCTGGCCATTTGAAACCTGCCCGACGACAAAGGCATCTTTGATATTCACACCAAACCATGTTCCGAATTGCCTGTGATCCGTCAAGGCAGTCCAGACACGCTGGCGCGGAGCGTTGATCTCGATTTTCTTTTCAATGCTATTGGTCATTTAAGCAACCTCCTGGTTGCATTTAATCTGACATAC
The Thalassospira xiamenensis M-5 = DSM 17429 DNA segment above includes these coding regions:
- a CDS encoding SRPBCC family protein, yielding MTNSIEKKIEINAPRQRVWTALTDHRQFGTWFGVNIKDAFVVGQVSNGQITIEGFTHVKWQSTIKAMEEPAYFAYTWHPYAIEPDVDYSREPETLVEFWLEEKAGVTRVTVREIGFDKLPAHRLSAALQANTNGWAFQLENIRKYVEN